The DNA window TCCGGCGCCTGACGCTGGCGCTGAAAGACGAAATCGAGGCTCGGCTCGCCGGCGAAATCGAGCTTCGGCCCGAGGTCCTTCTCTTCGGCGCTGGCCATGTCGGCCGGGCGCTGGCCTCGGCCCTTGCGCCGCTGCCACTCTCGGTGACGGTCGTCGAAACAAGGCAGGAAGAACTCGCCAACCTGCCCGCCCGGACGAAGGTCCGGCTCGTGCCGATGCCCGAAGCGCTGGTCAAGGATATTCCGGCCGGCGGCGTGATTGTCATCCTGACCCACGACCACGCGCTGGACTTTCTCATCGCCCGCGAAGCACTGGCAAGGACGGATCTCGCCTATACCGGCATGATCGGTTCGGCGACGAAGCGCGCCACCTTCGCGAGCTGGCTTTTGCGCGAAGGCGGCGAGCAGAGCTGGATGAAGCGGCTGACGCTGCCGATCGGCGGCTCCATGGTCAGGGACAAACGTCCTGAAGTCATCGCCGCCATGACCGCCGCCGAAATCCTGGCGGCACTCGCTGCCTACCGCATGCGCTCGTCCTCATAATAGGGATCGCGTCCGTCCAGGAAACCGATATCGCGCTTGACGCGGTCGGGCGTGGCGGAAAGGTCGAGCCGCGGCAAACGGCAGAAGCGGTTGGCGCCACCTGACAACCAGCCGGCAAGGCGCAGGAAAATACTGCTGATCTGTTGCGGCCGGCTCTCTTCGATAGCATGGCAATCCATGACGTCACCTCGTCAGATTGATGGTATGAGTTGAAGTTTGCCGGGAAAAATGCTGCAATTCCAATTGAACGATCGTCTACCTGCATAAAGAGAACTTATCCATGAAACTTTCGAAACAATTTCCGTTGAATGCGCTGCGCGTATTCGAGGCCGCTGCCCGGCTCGGAAGTTTCACCAAGGCTGGCGACGAGCTCGGCATGACGCAGACGGCCGTCAGCTATCAGATCAAGTTGCTGGAGGAGAATGTCGGCGAGCCGCTCTTCCTGCGCCGTCCCCGCCAGATCGCCCTGACCGAACCCGGCGAGCGGCTGGCGCCGAAGGTGACCGAGGCCTTCGCCATGCTGCATGACGCCATGGCGACCGCGCGCGACAGCGTCGAGGGCACGCTTGCCATCAGCTCGACCCACACTTTCGCGTCCAAATGGCTGGCGCCGCGCCTCGGCTCTTTCCACCTGAAGCATCCGGCGATCGCAGTCCGCCTTCAGGCAAGCTCTGACATCATCGATTTCACGCGCGAGCAGATCGATGTCGGCATCCGCTGGGGTGACGGCAACTGGCCGGGGCTGACGCTGCACCGGTTGATGGGACTTGAATTCACCCCGATGCTGAGCCCGAAGCTGGCGGAATCGGCAGGGGGCATCAGGGAGCCGCGCGATCTCCTGAAATTCGATCTCTTCGATGCTGGCGACATCTGGTGGAAACAATGGTTCGAGGCAGCCGGCGTCACAGAGACGGATCTCGACCGGCGGCCGCGTAACCAGCTCGGCTCACAGGCGGTGGAGGCCGACGCTGCGATCGCGGGCCACGGCGTCGCCATCCTCCATCCGGCCTTTTACGCAGCCGAAATCGCGCTTGGCCGGCTCTATCAGCCGTTCGAACTGACCCGCAGCGACGGCAAGGCCTACTGGCTCGCCTACCCTGAAAACCGCCGGAACGTTCCGAAGATCAAGGCGTTCCGCAACTGGATTCTCGAGGAAATGAAGCGGCAGGAAACTAGCGCATAACTCCCGGAAGTGCAGCGGTCGGGATATGGCATGCGAAGACAACGGCATCAAGCGCCTGATCGAACCGGAATGATCGCGACGCGCTGTAAAGCCACATGTATCGGACCCGTCTAGTGGGTCCGATACATGTGGTCGGATTTAATATCCCATCTCCGGCGCATAGAAGCAGCGCGGCGTGTCTTCGTTCGGGAACAGACAGAGATGATAGTCGTTGTCGCCGGACTGCATCGCCTTCGTCATCGGCAGCAAGAAGACGTGAGCATGCGTGACCAGCCGGTGATCACCCGGCAGCAGTGTCACACGATATCCGCTCGGCGTCACCGCCACGCTTTTCGAAGGGATCATCTGGCAGTCACCATTGTGACTGTTGCCATTGCAACAATAGGGGTCATAACTCCACCCCATGGGTGCGTCGTGAGCCGTCGCCAGCGACGCATACGCAATCATCACACACGTCAGAATACTGCGCATCATGAGCGTCTTCTCCGTCGATGAATGCGCCGCCGACGATCTAAGGGTTCCTATTTCCTTCCGGCGGCCTGCAACATAACTGTAACCGAGGCATATTAGTTTCAAGATCCGTTGAATAAGCGGATCGAGTATAAGCCGGAGATATTGCACAGCCTTCTCGGCAGCTTTTAGGCACGGGGACAACAGATCGGCGATCCGCGCCACTATCGACAGCTCCGGCAAAACTCAATCTCCTCTTCCCTCCCCGGCAAAATTTCCGCAATGTCACGAGTCGGAGGAAGATAGGGGAACTCGATGTATGAATATGCCATAGCATGGGAATGGCTCGCCTTCGCGGCGCGCTGGTTCCATGTCGTTACCGCGATCGCCTGGATCGGATCGTCCTTCTATTTCATTGCGCTCGATCTCGGACTGGTGAAACGCCCGCATCTGCCGCCCGGAGCCTATGGCGAGGAATGGCAGGTCCATGGCGGCGGCTTTTATCATATCCAGAAATATCTGGTGGCGCCCGCGCAAATGCCGGAGCACCTGACCTGGTTTAAATATGAGAGCTATTTCACCTGGATCTCCGGCTTCCTCATGCTCTGCATCGTCTATTATGGCGGGGCCGACCTGTTTCTCATCGATCGCCACGTGCTCGATATCAGCGCCCCGGTCGCAATCCTGATTTCGCTGGCGTCGCTGGCCTTTGGCTGGGTCGTCTACGATCTGCTCTGCAGGTCGCCGCTTGGCCGCAACACCTGGGGGCTGATGGCGGTGCTCTATGCCGTGCTGGTCTTCATGGCCTGGGGTTACACGCAGCTTTTCACCGGCCGCGCCGCCTTCCTGCATCTCGGCGCATTCACCGCGACGATCATGTCGGCCAACGTCTTCATGATCATCATCCCGAACCAGAAGATCGTCGTCGCCGATCTGATCGCCGGGCGCACGCCCGATCCGAAATACGGGCAGGTCGCCAAGCAGCGTTCGCTGCACAACAACTATCTGACGCTGCCCGTTATCTTCTTCATGCTGTCGAACCATTATCCACTGGCCTTCGGCACGGCGTTCAACTGGGTGATCGCGGCGCTGGTCTTCCTGATGGGCGTCACCATCCGCCACTGGTTCAACACCACCCATGCCAGGAAAGGCCGGCCAACCTGG is part of the Rhizobium bangladeshense genome and encodes:
- the xdhC gene encoding xanthine dehydrogenase accessory protein XdhC, which gives rise to MTDLPTFLAANPESVLVDITGTQGSTPREAGAFMLVSPTALWGTIGGGQFEFMAIANARGMLTGISGVAEMDIPLGPEIGQCCGGRTQLRFRRLTLALKDEIEARLAGEIELRPEVLLFGAGHVGRALASALAPLPLSVTVVETRQEELANLPARTKVRLVPMPEALVKDIPAGGVIVILTHDHALDFLIAREALARTDLAYTGMIGSATKRATFASWLLREGGEQSWMKRLTLPIGGSMVRDKRPEVIAAMTAAEILAALAAYRMRSSS
- a CDS encoding urate hydroxylase PuuD, coding for MYEYAIAWEWLAFAARWFHVVTAIAWIGSSFYFIALDLGLVKRPHLPPGAYGEEWQVHGGGFYHIQKYLVAPAQMPEHLTWFKYESYFTWISGFLMLCIVYYGGADLFLIDRHVLDISAPVAILISLASLAFGWVVYDLLCRSPLGRNTWGLMAVLYAVLVFMAWGYTQLFTGRAAFLHLGAFTATIMSANVFMIIIPNQKIVVADLIAGRTPDPKYGQVAKQRSLHNNYLTLPVIFFMLSNHYPLAFGTAFNWVIAALVFLMGVTIRHWFNTTHARKGRPTWTWIVTVILFMLIMWLSTVPKQLTGETDTAAVTPAFQQFADNPHFPAVKQLVSTRCSMCHAAEPVYEGVVRPPKGVALENDAEIAAHAREIYIQAGRSHAMPPGNVTDITPDERRLLIAWFESAVEGKKQ
- a CDS encoding LysR substrate-binding domain-containing protein; the protein is MKLSKQFPLNALRVFEAAARLGSFTKAGDELGMTQTAVSYQIKLLEENVGEPLFLRRPRQIALTEPGERLAPKVTEAFAMLHDAMATARDSVEGTLAISSTHTFASKWLAPRLGSFHLKHPAIAVRLQASSDIIDFTREQIDVGIRWGDGNWPGLTLHRLMGLEFTPMLSPKLAESAGGIREPRDLLKFDLFDAGDIWWKQWFEAAGVTETDLDRRPRNQLGSQAVEADAAIAGHGVAILHPAFYAAEIALGRLYQPFELTRSDGKAYWLAYPENRRNVPKIKAFRNWILEEMKRQETSA